A stretch of the Campylobacter sp. 19-13652 genome encodes the following:
- a CDS encoding 3'-5' exonuclease: MKKTNHICIFDTETIPDVDALRAVYGYEGDDASVMQQAFEVQKNKTGSEFLPINFHKVVAISAVMADEFGKFERVNSIKATSEGELINKFISFINSQNPRLISFNGRGFDMPMLMVRAMKYNLSCPTYFDTSGDGKDKWTNYRSRYDGVFHLDLCDHIGDFGAARGIGLDAICKSVNIPGKYDTHGDDVFRLYLQDEIEKIEEYCESDTLNTYWLFLKYELLRGNITGLDYANHLLVMSEWLDENKPEQGYTEVFCIAIDNELERINLSQTRQNNQQIKVKLEQEAISPISKDELNSKLDKLGVQKGVTNLKSKPKNPQNQPQELQEIETYDLELPEIDLDSE; the protein is encoded by the coding sequence ATGAAAAAAACAAACCATATATGTATCTTTGACACAGAAACCATACCAGATGTTGACGCACTAAGAGCCGTATATGGGTATGAGGGAGATGATGCAAGCGTCATGCAGCAAGCATTTGAAGTGCAAAAAAATAAAACTGGTAGCGAATTTTTACCTATAAATTTTCATAAAGTTGTGGCTATTTCGGCTGTGATGGCTGATGAATTTGGAAAATTTGAAAGAGTAAATAGCATAAAAGCAACAAGCGAGGGCGAGCTGATAAATAAATTTATCTCATTTATAAACTCACAAAATCCTAGGCTAATCAGCTTTAATGGACGAGGGTTTGACATGCCTATGCTTATGGTACGGGCGATGAAATACAATCTAAGCTGCCCAACCTATTTTGATACCAGTGGCGACGGCAAGGACAAATGGACAAACTACAGAAGCAGATATGATGGAGTGTTTCATCTGGATTTATGTGACCATATTGGAGATTTTGGGGCAGCTCGTGGCATAGGGCTAGATGCAATATGTAAAAGCGTAAACATACCTGGAAAATATGACACACATGGAGATGACGTTTTTAGGCTATATTTGCAAGACGAAATAGAAAAGATAGAGGAGTACTGCGAATCTGACACACTAAACACATACTGGCTTTTCCTAAAATACGAGCTTTTGCGCGGAAATATCACTGGACTTGATTACGCAAACCACCTCCTAGTTATGTCTGAGTGGCTTGACGAAAATAAACCAGAACAGGGGTATACGGAGGTATTTTGCATAGCGATAGATAATGAACTAGAGCGAATAAATTTAAGCCAAACAAGGCAAAATAACCAGCAAATAAAAGTTAAGCTAGAACAAGAAGCAATAAGCCCTATTAGTAAAGACGAGCTAAACTCAAAGCTCGATAAACTAGGAGTGCAAAAAGGGGTCACAAATTTAAAAAGCAAGCCAAAAAACCCACAAAATCAACCACAGGAACTGCAGGAAATAGAAACATATGACTTAGAGCTACCAGAGATAGATCTAGATAGTGAATAA
- a CDS encoding YceI family protein encodes MKKIIYSTLAALALSSSLSADTFILDKAHSNVAFKIKHMGLSNVNGFFKDYSALIDFDVKENKFNALKADIKVASVDTDNSKRDEHLRTADFFNVDKYPDMTFEMTNYKADGDDGKMVGVLTIAGVSKEVKLDTDINGHLQKDGKTIVGFSLSGKIKRSDFDFAQGFGSSLIGDEIKISIDGEMSADE; translated from the coding sequence ATGAAAAAAATTATATATTCTACTTTAGCGGCATTAGCGCTATCAAGTAGTCTTAGTGCAGATACCTTTATCTTAGATAAGGCTCACTCAAATGTAGCTTTTAAAATAAAGCATATGGGATTATCAAATGTAAATGGATTTTTTAAAGATTATTCTGCTTTGATAGATTTTGATGTAAAAGAGAATAAATTTAATGCTCTAAAAGCCGATATAAAGGTCGCTAGTGTAGATACTGATAATTCAAAAAGGGACGAGCATTTACGTACGGCTGATTTTTTTAATGTTGACAAATATCCAGACATGACTTTTGAAATGACTAACTATAAAGCAGATGGAGATGACGGAAAAATGGTCGGTGTTTTGACAATCGCTGGCGTTAGTAAAGAGGTAAAGCTAGATACTGATATAAACGGACATCTACAAAAAGATGGTAAAACTATCGTTGGTTTTAGTCTTTCTGGAAAGATAAAGCGCTCTGATTTTGATTTTGCCCAAGGCTTTGGTTCTTCTTTGATAGGAGATGAGATAAAAATCAGCATAGATGGCGAGATGAGCGCCGACGAGTAG
- a CDS encoding cache domain-containing protein, producing the protein MNEIAIRIVAVLLTSLVIAFSAFLFIDYKITQDKLSTSFIATQNRIVDGVGVYLDDFINNNIRQVKIAADTIASEFGEVDNKEIVKVLKAFAKQGDYLEVYYGMEDGGFVSSAGVIPAPTKDSSYDPRKSLWYTGGKIKVGYSEPYRTRLNGESVVTFYAPIIKADKFIGVAGVDVRLDSVIKAMNKMGAGENSYSFISQKDSTMLMHPDAKNQGEHLPVMHTIMDKLDSGDIEKDGSVAYEYAGEVKEAVCRFVGDHGWLLCSSLKKSDKDAAISAPISTNTMIVVSFLILFIFVVFVFLFRLVLFRKSRGKI; encoded by the coding sequence ATGAATGAGATTGCTATTAGGATAGTTGCTGTGCTTCTTACGTCTTTAGTTATCGCATTTTCAGCGTTTTTATTTATTGATTATAAAATTACACAGGATAAATTAAGCACCTCTTTTATAGCTACTCAAAATAGAATAGTAGATGGAGTGGGAGTATATCTTGATGATTTTATAAATAACAATATTAGGCAAGTTAAAATAGCTGCTGATACCATAGCTAGCGAATTTGGAGAAGTGGACAATAAGGAGATAGTAAAGGTTCTTAAAGCTTTTGCTAAACAGGGTGATTATTTAGAGGTTTATTATGGTATGGAGGACGGAGGGTTTGTGTCCTCTGCCGGAGTGATACCAGCGCCAACTAAAGATAGTAGCTATGACCCACGTAAGAGCTTGTGGTATACTGGTGGAAAGATTAAGGTGGGGTACTCTGAGCCTTACAGGACGAGATTGAATGGCGAAAGCGTAGTTACTTTTTACGCACCAATCATAAAAGCTGATAAATTTATAGGAGTTGCTGGTGTTGATGTGAGACTTGATTCTGTGATTAAAGCCATGAATAAAATGGGAGCTGGTGAAAATAGTTATAGCTTTATTTCACAAAAAGACTCTACTATGTTAATGCACCCAGATGCCAAAAACCAAGGAGAGCATTTGCCAGTGATGCACACTATAATGGACAAGTTAGACAGCGGCGATATAGAAAAAGACGGAAGCGTGGCTTATGAATATGCAGGAGAGGTAAAAGAGGCCGTTTGTCGATTTGTTGGAGATCATGGGTGGTTGCTTTGCTCATCTTTGAAAAAAAGCGATAAAGACGCTGCGATTAGTGCACCAATTAGTACTAATACTATGATAGTTGTTTCGTTTTTGATACTTTTTATATTTGTGGTATTTGTATTTTTGTTTCGCCTTGTGTTATTTAGAAAAAGTCGCGGTAAAATTTAA
- a CDS encoding DUF945 family protein, with amino-acid sequence MLLSVRFKRRLVFAGAFVLALGCGLFFTSYYIGIKAQSMFYAKLDELSRYGVLSVTMSDYDRGLFRANAQISGTLSDDIPYSLKSEISYSLLSFIFGVDSKNELSVKLKDGLSSDNKSQKASFNINLKSYISGTSEALVRIPALYSKVFEISQGVSIKSIIHANEIKILDIFAKNLKLIGDEKQLSLNGVKISLNGDFDATIFAQKSIVKNIDLDKILPDSIEARVDFVSYKNIVDEFIFDNVIFLSRQVKKRELINVNYDFNIEKIGILNDSKKFYPLKDFRISMVLKNIDLNAFLSTSLNPNLDPQISKIALIDSGFEAILERASIKNLNSLNAFLKFRLAISKNSNEAKPILNRLKFDGKLGIDAGVSEFFKVFDRFFTHKEYVFIDIIDKFVKTSGVFEKNGNEISTSFKFDKNKNDIVFGALEYELKNILF; translated from the coding sequence ATGCTTTTATCTGTGCGATTTAAAAGACGCCTTGTTTTTGCTGGAGCTTTTGTGCTAGCTTTAGGTTGTGGGCTATTTTTTACAAGCTATTATATAGGCATTAAAGCCCAGTCCATGTTTTACGCAAAGCTTGATGAGCTAAGCAGATATGGTGTTTTAAGTGTTACTATGAGTGATTATGATAGAGGGTTGTTTCGAGCAAATGCTCAAATAAGTGGGACTTTAAGCGACGATATACCATATAGCCTAAAAAGTGAAATATCCTACTCTTTACTTAGCTTTATTTTTGGTGTAGATAGCAAAAATGAGCTAAGTGTTAAGCTAAAAGATGGTCTTAGTAGCGATAATAAAAGCCAAAAAGCAAGCTTTAATATAAATTTAAAAAGTTATATTAGTGGAACCAGCGAAGCTTTAGTACGGATTCCAGCACTTTATTCTAAAGTTTTTGAGATAAGTCAGGGTGTAAGCATCAAGTCAATAATCCATGCAAATGAAATTAAAATTTTAGATATCTTTGCTAAAAATTTAAAGCTTATAGGTGATGAAAAACAGTTGAGTTTAAATGGTGTCAAAATAAGTCTAAATGGCGATTTTGACGCCACTATTTTTGCTCAAAAAAGCATTGTGAAAAATATAGATTTGGATAAAATTCTGCCAGATAGCATAGAGGCTAGGGTGGATTTTGTAAGCTATAAAAATATAGTCGATGAGTTTATTTTTGATAATGTAATTTTTCTTTCTAGACAGGTAAAAAAGCGTGAGCTTATTAATGTAAATTACGATTTTAATATCGAAAAAATAGGCATTTTAAATGATAGCAAAAAATTTTATCCTTTAAAAGATTTTAGAATTAGCATGGTACTTAAGAATATAGATTTAAACGCATTTTTAAGCACCTCATTAAATCCAAACCTAGACCCTCAAATATCTAAAATCGCCCTTATTGATAGCGGTTTTGAAGCTATTTTAGAAAGAGCTAGTATAAAAAATTTAAACTCTTTGAACGCATTTTTAAAATTTAGATTAGCAATATCTAAAAACTCAAATGAAGCCAAGCCTATACTAAATCGACTAAAATTTGATGGAAAATTAGGCATAGATGCTGGAGTGAGCGAATTTTTTAAAGTATTTGATAGGTTTTTTACCCATAAGGAATATGTCTTTATAGATATAATTGATAAATTTGTTAAAACCAGCGGAGTATTCGAAAAAAACGGCAACGAGATAAGCACTAGTTTTAAATTTGACAAGAATAAAAACGATATTGTATTTGGGGCATTAGAGTATGAATTAAAAAATATTTTGTTTTAA
- a CDS encoding DedA family protein, which produces MQDTINSLATYGYVILFFYSLGGGMLAIIAAGILSAQGSLDIWLCVAVAFAANALGDSILFYIGRHNKSAIMPYLKGQERKLSYCSLLVRKNGSWLVFLQKFIYGVKTLVPIAMGLARYSFFKFNILNVFASLIWAILLGFGSYYLGDSLAKLVESSGYLPAVVVVCLLVAGYIWLGRVSAKKVR; this is translated from the coding sequence ATGCAAGATACAATAAATTCATTAGCCACATACGGCTATGTGATACTATTTTTTTACTCTTTGGGGGGCGGTATGTTAGCTATTATCGCAGCCGGCATCTTAAGCGCACAAGGAAGCCTAGATATTTGGCTTTGCGTGGCCGTGGCTTTTGCGGCAAACGCTCTGGGTGATAGCATACTTTTTTATATCGGCAGACATAATAAATCAGCCATAATGCCATATCTTAAGGGGCAGGAGAGAAAGCTTAGTTATTGTAGCTTGCTAGTGCGTAAAAATGGCAGTTGGCTTGTATTTTTGCAAAAATTTATATACGGTGTTAAAACGCTAGTTCCTATTGCTATGGGGCTTGCTAGGTATTCGTTTTTTAAATTTAATATTTTAAATGTATTTGCTTCACTGATTTGGGCGATTTTGCTAGGATTTGGTAGCTATTATTTAGGAGATAGCTTGGCTAAATTAGTAGAAAGTAGTGGGTATTTGCCAGCTGTTGTGGTTGTTTGTCTGCTTGTGGCTGGGTATATTTGGCTTGGTAGGGTAAGTGCAAAAAAGGTAAGATAA
- a CDS encoding YSC84-related protein — MLYRWLNKFIIFLASLAFLVSFAKASDSEELLLDAARSYTAVLRTNNVRPDIIKKAKAIVIFPSVKKVGLVFGGLGGSGVMVALNGDLVDSVSLVSIGGGGAGLQAGYSDSAVVLFLMKQSFIEDIKGLKLVLKADMIATFASASATKNGVYGDIYALSKDSGFYAGASLDAAVISYGGDVRQSDDYAYTELMNAINFENLK, encoded by the coding sequence GTGCTATACAGATGGCTAAATAAATTTATCATTTTTTTGGCGAGTTTAGCGTTTTTGGTGAGCTTTGCTAAGGCTAGCGATAGCGAGGAATTGCTCCTAGACGCAGCTCGCTCATACACAGCTGTCTTACGCACAAATAACGTGCGTCCTGATATTATAAAAAAGGCAAAGGCGATAGTGATTTTCCCTAGTGTAAAAAAGGTCGGACTGGTGTTTGGCGGACTAGGTGGAAGCGGCGTAATGGTGGCTTTAAATGGGGATTTAGTAGATAGTGTTAGCTTAGTTAGTATAGGCGGTGGAGGAGCAGGGCTGCAGGCTGGATACAGCGATAGTGCGGTGGTTTTATTTTTGATGAAGCAGTCTTTTATCGAGGACATAAAGGGGCTAAAACTCGTCCTAAAAGCAGACATGATAGCTACTTTTGCATCTGCTTCTGCTACCAAAAATGGGGTTTATGGTGATATCTATGCCCTTTCAAAGGATAGTGGATTTTACGCTGGAGCAAGCCTAGATGCGGCTGTTATTAGCTATGGCGGAGATGTTAGACAGAGTGACGATTATGCTTATACAGAGCTTATGAATGCCATAAATTTTGAAAACTTAAAATAG
- the rny gene encoding ribonuclease Y → MIEVIVGSLAAAVGAGAGYAYAKKINDANYNIFLEQAKAKAKAIEFEAERVLKDAKISVQEAEFEARKKYDEKSAKLTKEYGLKFDELGKAEAKIKAQMSELENGKSELKKSQDEAKSVYEEGQSLKANYQEKLAQALKVLEHAAGLTQEEAKAEVLKRVEEKSRADIAHIVRKGEEEAKRELKKRVNYILAQATSRFAGEFAAERLINVVDIKNDDLKGRIIGKEGRNIKTLEMVLGVDIIIDDTPHAIILSSFNLYRRAIATRVIELLVEDGRIQPARIEDLHKKVTEEFEASILEEGENIVMDLGLSGIHPEIVKLIGKLKFRASYGQNALAHSLEVAHLAGIIAAETGGDEKLAKRAGILHDIGKALTHEFEGSHVDLGAEVCRRYKEHPVVINAIYAHHGHEEATSVESAAVCAADTLSAARPGARREVLESFLKRVQEIEEIAKSKEGIKQAYAINAGREIRVIANANLINDDEAVLVAKEIASEIEERVQYPGEIKVNVIRETRAIQMAK, encoded by the coding sequence ATGATAGAGGTTATAGTAGGCTCGCTCGCCGCTGCAGTGGGCGCAGGAGCTGGGTACGCGTACGCTAAAAAGATAAACGACGCAAATTACAATATATTTTTAGAACAGGCAAAAGCAAAGGCAAAGGCGATTGAATTTGAAGCCGAAAGAGTGCTAAAAGACGCCAAAATAAGCGTGCAGGAAGCGGAGTTTGAAGCTAGAAAAAAGTATGATGAAAAAAGTGCGAAGCTAACAAAGGAGTATGGGCTTAAATTTGACGAGCTGGGCAAGGCTGAAGCTAAGATAAAAGCCCAAATGAGCGAGCTTGAAAACGGCAAAAGTGAGCTAAAAAAGTCCCAAGACGAGGCAAAAAGTGTGTATGAAGAGGGGCAGAGCCTAAAGGCAAACTACCAAGAAAAGCTAGCCCAGGCGCTAAAAGTCCTAGAGCACGCCGCTGGGCTAACGCAAGAAGAAGCTAAAGCCGAGGTGCTAAAGCGAGTGGAGGAAAAAAGTCGAGCCGACATAGCTCACATCGTCCGCAAAGGCGAAGAAGAAGCTAAAAGAGAGCTTAAAAAGCGGGTAAATTACATCCTAGCGCAGGCCACAAGCCGCTTTGCTGGGGAGTTTGCGGCTGAGAGGCTAATAAACGTCGTCGATATTAAAAACGACGACCTAAAGGGTAGGATAATCGGCAAGGAAGGGCGAAATATCAAGACGCTTGAGATGGTGCTGGGCGTGGATATAATCATCGATGATACCCCACACGCCATAATCCTAAGCAGCTTTAATCTCTACCGCCGCGCCATCGCAACGCGCGTCATTGAGCTTTTAGTTGAGGATGGACGCATACAGCCAGCACGCATAGAAGACCTGCATAAAAAGGTAACGGAGGAGTTTGAGGCTAGCATACTAGAAGAGGGCGAAAATATCGTGATGGATCTGGGGCTTAGCGGCATACATCCTGAGATAGTAAAGCTAATCGGCAAGCTTAAATTCCGCGCTAGCTACGGACAAAATGCCCTGGCTCACAGCCTAGAAGTCGCCCATCTGGCGGGAATAATCGCAGCTGAAACTGGCGGAGATGAGAAGCTGGCTAAGCGCGCTGGGATACTGCACGATATTGGCAAGGCTTTGACGCACGAATTTGAGGGTAGCCACGTGGATTTGGGCGCTGAAGTCTGCCGCCGCTACAAGGAGCATCCAGTCGTGATAAACGCTATTTACGCCCACCACGGACACGAGGAGGCCACGAGCGTAGAAAGCGCTGCTGTGTGTGCAGCAGATACGCTAAGTGCGGCTCGCCCAGGGGCTAGGAGAGAGGTGCTGGAGAGCTTTTTAAAGCGGGTGCAGGAGATTGAGGAGATAGCAAAGAGCAAAGAGGGTATAAAGCAGGCCTACGCCATAAATGCTGGGCGTGAGATACGTGTCATCGCAAATGCAAATTTGATAAACGATGATGAAGCGGTGCTGGTGGCAAAGGAGATAGCCAGCGAAATCGAAGAGCGAGTGCAATACCCAGGCGAGATAAAGGTAAATGTGATAAGGGAGACCCGTGCTATACAGATGGCTAAATAA
- a CDS encoding 5-formyltetrahydrofolate cyclo-ligase, producing the protein MSVKFDKKELRERFLRALKSQDELKVRLKSHAICARLKSLIKASKARSVLLYLALDYEIDVYSLRRECARNCEILSPFMAGLSLKMVKLRLPLRKKRFNVRESAGNGEFKARLDLAIVPAVAVDANMARIGHGAGFYDRFFAGLRYRPKLAFVSALDNFAKAKVSLKHDVIGDFYLTPGQNYIKRGKNDRGYSRLARRCSGRRSWVRVR; encoded by the coding sequence ATGAGCGTTAAATTTGATAAAAAAGAGCTTCGAGAGAGGTTTTTGCGTGCTTTAAAGTCGCAAGATGAATTAAAGGTAAGACTAAAATCTCACGCAATTTGTGCTAGATTAAAATCTTTAATAAAAGCTAGCAAAGCACGCTCTGTGCTGCTTTATTTGGCGCTTGATTATGAGATAGATGTGTATAGTTTAAGGCGTGAATGTGCTAGAAATTGCGAGATATTATCGCCATTTATGGCAGGACTTAGCTTAAAAATGGTAAAATTGAGACTTCCTTTGCGTAAAAAGCGCTTTAATGTGCGAGAAAGCGCAGGAAATGGAGAGTTTAAAGCTAGGTTAGACTTGGCTATTGTCCCTGCTGTCGCAGTTGATGCAAATATGGCTAGAATAGGGCATGGAGCAGGGTTTTATGATAGATTTTTTGCTGGGCTTAGATACAGACCAAAGCTCGCTTTTGTGAGCGCTTTGGATAATTTTGCAAAAGCAAAGGTAAGCTTAAAGCATGATGTAATAGGGGATTTTTACCTAACCCCTGGACAAAATTATATAAAAAGAGGAAAAAATGATAGAGGTTATAGTAGGCTCGCTCGCCGCTGCAGTGGGCGCAGGAGCTGGGTACGCGTACGCTAA
- a CDS encoding thioredoxin family protein produces the protein MKRLLACAMLAFFITGCSGEKESGEETKIQAQNQEAEVEITEFKLSNLSNSTIDVSTINGGLKLSENKASVIIFVTPNCAPCKTELSYIYTIAQKYKSDAKIMLAILGASDDEIKELSDEFNLADEVVTKAQDLAKALNINALPAIIISDKNGNKIRSYVGLAPVEMLESDINLAVLR, from the coding sequence ATGAAAAGGCTTTTAGCTTGCGCTATGCTTGCATTTTTTATAACTGGATGTAGTGGAGAAAAAGAGAGTGGCGAAGAGACAAAAATCCAAGCACAAAATCAAGAAGCAGAAGTAGAAATAACGGAATTTAAGCTATCAAATTTATCAAACAGCACCATAGATGTAAGCACAATAAATGGTGGATTAAAGCTATCAGAAAATAAAGCCAGTGTAATAATTTTCGTAACTCCTAATTGCGCGCCTTGCAAAACGGAGCTTAGCTACATCTACACAATAGCGCAAAAATACAAAAGCGATGCAAAAATAATGCTAGCAATCCTGGGTGCGAGCGATGATGAGATAAAAGAGCTAAGTGATGAGTTTAACCTCGCCGATGAAGTCGTAACAAAAGCTCAAGACCTAGCCAAAGCACTAAACATAAACGCCCTACCAGCGATAATAATAAGCGATAAAAACGGAAATAAAATTCGTTCATATGTAGGGCTGGCACCAGTTGAAATGCTAGAAAGTGATATAAATTTGGCGGTGCTAAGATGA
- the ftsY gene encoding signal recognition particle-docking protein FtsY, translating to MIDIIKKGFAKTFGVMRATKSDRKIDKQTLEELLLEADVAYDIVEEIIYYLPPDDMVKRADLKRVMGSYFIYEKERQTPVAKPFVELILGVNGAGKTTSIAKLANLYKKSGKSVVLGACDTFRAGAVEQLRQWAARLDVPIIATKQGHDPSAVAFDAISSGVARGADRVVLDTAGRLENQTNLKSELAKIVRISDRAMAGAPHRKILVLDGTQGNAGLAQAKAFNELVSLDGVIITKLDGTAKGGMLFSIAAELELPILYIGVGESADDLAEFSPDEFLDGLMDSIFSEN from the coding sequence ATGATAGATATTATTAAAAAGGGCTTTGCAAAAACCTTTGGAGTGATGCGCGCTACTAAAAGCGATAGAAAAATAGACAAGCAAACCCTAGAGGAACTACTACTAGAAGCTGACGTGGCGTATGATATAGTGGAAGAAATAATCTACTACCTGCCGCCTGATGATATGGTAAAGCGGGCTGATTTAAAGCGGGTGATGGGTAGCTATTTTATCTACGAAAAAGAGCGTCAAACGCCCGTGGCAAAGCCCTTTGTGGAGCTGATTTTAGGCGTAAATGGAGCTGGCAAGACCACAAGCATAGCAAAGCTAGCAAATTTATACAAAAAAAGCGGCAAGAGCGTGGTGCTGGGGGCTTGCGACACTTTTAGGGCTGGGGCAGTCGAGCAGCTACGCCAGTGGGCTGCGCGCTTAGACGTGCCAATCATCGCCACAAAGCAGGGACACGACCCCTCAGCCGTGGCCTTTGACGCCATTAGCTCAGGCGTGGCAAGGGGGGCGGATAGAGTGGTGCTAGACACCGCTGGACGGCTAGAAAATCAGACAAATTTAAAAAGCGAGCTAGCCAAAATCGTCCGCATAAGCGACCGAGCTATGGCTGGAGCGCCACACCGCAAGATACTAGTCCTTGACGGCACGCAGGGCAATGCAGGGCTAGCGCAGGCAAAGGCGTTTAATGAGCTAGTTAGCCTTGATGGCGTCATCATCACAAAGCTAGACGGCACGGCAAAGGGCGGAATGCTCTTTTCAATCGCAGCCGAGCTCGAGCTGCCTATACTTTACATCGGCGTGGGCGAGAGTGCTGATGATTTGGCTGAGTTTAGCCCAGATGAGTTTTTAGACGGATTAATGGATAGTATTTTTAGCGAAAATTAA
- the groL gene encoding chaperonin GroEL (60 kDa chaperone family; promotes refolding of misfolded polypeptides especially under stressful conditions; forms two stacked rings of heptamers to form a barrel-shaped 14mer; ends can be capped by GroES; misfolded proteins enter the barrel where they are refolded when GroES binds): protein MAKEIFYSDDARNRLYQGVSKLNDAVKVTMGPRGRNVLIQKSFGAPTITKDGVSVAKEVELKDTIENMGASLVKEVASKTNDQAGDGTTTATVLAHAVFKEGLRNITAGANPVEVKRGMDKAAAALSAELKNIAKAVAGSKEIAQIATISANSDESIGKLIADAMEKVGKDGVITVEEAKSIQDELSVVEGMQFDRGYLSPYFITNPEKMQVELSSPYILLFDKKITNLKDLLPVLEQVQKTGKPLLIIAEDIEGEALATLVVNKLRGVLNISAVKAPGFGDRRKAMLEDIAILTGGSVISEELGRTLESASIADLGQASSVVIDKDNTTIVNGAGEKANIEARVAQIKAQIAETTSDYDKEKLQERLAKLSGGVAVIKVGAATETEMKEKKDRVDDALSATRAAVEEGIVIGGGSALILASKRVKLSLSGDEAIGADIVLRAVKAPLRQIAENAGFDAGVVVNAVYSSKDDNYGFNAVSGEYVNMFEAGIIDPVKVERVALQNAVSVASLLLTTEATISELKEDKPAMPAMPDMGGMGGMGMM from the coding sequence ATGGCAAAAGAAATTTTTTACTCAGACGACGCTAGAAATAGACTATATCAAGGCGTAAGTAAGCTAAATGACGCAGTAAAAGTAACAATGGGACCACGTGGCAGAAATGTGCTAATCCAAAAGAGCTTTGGCGCTCCTACTATCACAAAAGACGGCGTGAGCGTGGCTAAGGAAGTCGAGCTAAAAGACACTATCGAAAATATGGGCGCAAGCCTAGTAAAAGAGGTCGCTAGCAAGACAAACGACCAAGCAGGCGACGGCACTACGACCGCTACGGTGCTAGCTCACGCTGTTTTTAAAGAGGGCTTAAGAAACATAACAGCTGGCGCAAACCCAGTCGAAGTAAAGCGTGGTATGGATAAGGCTGCTGCAGCCCTTTCGGCTGAGCTAAAAAATATCGCAAAAGCGGTAGCTGGCAGCAAGGAAATAGCTCAAATCGCTACAATCTCGGCAAATTCAGACGAGAGCATAGGCAAGCTAATAGCTGACGCGATGGAAAAAGTCGGCAAAGACGGCGTGATAACGGTTGAAGAAGCAAAGTCTATCCAAGACGAGCTAAGCGTAGTTGAGGGTATGCAGTTTGACCGCGGATACTTAAGCCCGTATTTCATCACAAACCCTGAAAAAATGCAAGTCGAGCTAAGCAGCCCATACATCTTGCTTTTTGATAAGAAAATAACAAATTTAAAAGACCTTCTGCCAGTGCTTGAGCAGGTGCAAAAAACAGGCAAGCCACTACTAATCATCGCTGAAGACATCGAGGGCGAAGCGCTAGCCACTCTAGTGGTAAATAAACTACGTGGCGTGCTAAATATAAGTGCTGTAAAAGCCCCTGGATTTGGCGACCGCAGAAAGGCTATGCTAGAAGACATCGCTATCCTAACAGGCGGCTCAGTCATTAGTGAAGAGCTAGGCAGGACGCTAGAAAGCGCGTCTATAGCAGACTTAGGACAGGCTAGCAGCGTCGTAATCGACAAAGACAACACAACTATCGTAAATGGTGCTGGCGAAAAGGCTAATATCGAAGCTCGTGTAGCTCAAATAAAGGCTCAAATAGCTGAAACTACGAGCGATTATGATAAAGAAAAACTACAAGAGCGCCTAGCCAAGCTAAGCGGCGGTGTAGCTGTAATCAAAGTAGGTGCAGCCACTGAAACTGAGATGAAAGAGAAAAAAGACCGCGTAGATGACGCACTAAGCGCCACTCGTGCAGCAGTGGAAGAGGGTATCGTAATAGGTGGTGGCTCTGCGCTAATCCTAGCTAGCAAGCGCGTAAAACTAAGCCTAAGCGGCGATGAAGCCATAGGTGCTGACATAGTGCTTCGTGCGGTAAAAGCTCCACTTCGTCAGATAGCTGAAAATGCGGGCTTTGACGCTGGCGTAGTCGTAAATGCAGTATATAGCAGCAAGGACGATAACTACGGCTTTAACGCAGTAAGCGGCGAGTATGTGAATATGTTTGAAGCGGGCATAATCGACCCTGTAAAAGTCGAGCGTGTGGCACTTCAAAATGCAGTCTCTGTAGCCAGTCTGCTACTAACAACTGAAGCTACAATAAGCGAGCTAAAAGAAGACAAGCCAGCTATGCCAGCAATGCCTGATATGGGCGGAATGGGCGGTATGGGGATGATGTAA